The Streptomyces sp. NBC_00597 DNA segment GCCCCCCACGAGGCCGCCGGGCGGCTTTGCCGTGCGGGCTGCCGTGCGACGCGTCCGTCTCCCGCACGCCCTGCGCGACAACCAGTAAGCATTGTCGCGCCCGTTCGCCACCATGGCGGCCATTACCGCGACGGTCCGTTGTGGACTGCGCCACGTCGCGCGTCTCGCGGTGCCGTCACCCCAGGTCAAACCGGGGCAGTACGGCCAGGTCAGTACGACGATCGGCCAGCCTACCCCGGCCTCCGCGCTAGCGGTTCACGGGGCGTTCGGCTGCCAGGAGGAACACGACGGAACGGTCCTGTTCACCCCACGTACGGGTGTCCAGGCCCACGGACTGGAGGAGCGCGCACTCGACGGTGTAGCCGCCCTCGGCGAGCGCACGGCCGATGGCCTCCGCCTCGTCGCGGGTGGAGGCGTGGCTGACGATACGTTCGGGGCGGCGGTCGGCGACGGCCGCGACGACCTCGGCTCCCCCGCCGCCGACGCGGACGACGTCGGGTTCGGGGAGGTCCTCCAGTACGTGCGGTGCGCGGCCGGCGACGACCTGGAGCTGTACGCCCCGCTGGCGGGCGGCGGCGGTGGCGCGCTCGCAGGCGCGCGGGTCGGCGTCGACGGCGATGACGGCGGCGCCGAACGCGGCGGCTTCCACGGCGAGGGCGCCGGATCCGGTGCCGATGTCCCAGACGAGGTCGCCGGTGCGCGGGCCGAGCCGGGCCAGCTGGGCGGCACGCAGCTGCGCCGACTCCCCTTCCCCACCGTCGGGCAGGGTGCGGGCCCAGCCGCGGGGACCGCTCTGGGCGGGGCTCTGGCCGAGGAGCCATGCCGGTTCGGCGGCCGCGGAGGAGGTGGCGGAGGCGACGGACGCCTGTCCGCCGATGACGATGACGACGTTGGGGTCGCGCCAGCTGTGGTCGGCGGCCCGGTCGGAGGTGAGGACGGTCACCTGTTCCTTGGCGGTGCCGAGCGCCTCGCAGATGACGAAGGTGCGGTGGACCCCGCCGAGCAGCAGGGCGAGTTCGGCGGGGCCGGCGCCCGGCGAGGTGAGGACGGCGACCTTGGCGTGGGCGCGGCAGACGTTGACGGCGCGGCGCAGGGTGCGGGGGTGGGCGACGACGACCTGGGCGTCGTCCCAGGGCATGCCGGCGCGGGCGAAGGCGGCGGCCACGGAGGACACGGCGGGGACGACCTCGACCTCCAGGCCGTGCTCGGGAGCCCGCAGGGTGCGCACGGCGCCGAAGAAGCCGGGGTCGCCGTCGGCGAAGACGACGGCGGTGCCGCGGTGGCCGGCGATGCGGCGGGCGGCGAGGCCGAGGCTGCCCAGGCGGATGCGTTCGGCGGTGGGCGGGACCTCGGGGAGTGCGAGGTGGTGCGCGGCGCCGGCCACGAGGGTGGCGGCGGAGAGCGCGGACCGGGCTGCCGCGGTCAGGGGCGAGCCGTCCCAGCCGATCACCGTGACCCGGTCGGCCATCGTCGTCAGTCTCCTGGGGTGGGGGCGGGCGAAGCTTCGTCGGCAGGGGCGGCGGGCACGGTGAGACTACCTGGTCATCGGGTCAGCTCCAGTCGGCGCCGACGGCGTAGCCGCTCGCGTCCGCCTGTGCTCCGCGGCCGTATCCGAAGCCGTCGCGGCCGTACCCGTCCCGGCCGTACGCCTCGTGGCCGTTGTACCCGTCCCCGTCGTCGATGTCTTCGATGTCCTCGGGGACGAGGCTCCAGACGATGAGGTCGGTGCGGGTGTCCGCCCAGGAGCCGTCGGGGTTCTGGGTCCGCACTATCCACGCGTTGCGCAGGACGCCTTCGCTGATGCAGCCGATCTTCTGGGCCACCTGCTGGGAGGCGGTGTTGTCGGCGGCGGTGCGCAGTTCGAGGCGTTCGAAGCCCTGGTCGCGGAAGAGCCACTGGGCAACGGCGAGCACGGACTCGCTCGCATAGCCCTCACCGCGGGCCCAGGGTGCGGTGACGTAGCCGACCTCGGTGCTGCGGGTGCGCCAGTTGGTGTTCTGGAGGTGCACGATGCCGACGAGGCGCTGGGTGAGGAACTCGGCGACAGCAAAGACGATTCCCCTGCCCTCGGTGCGCTCCGCGTGGGAGTGCCGGGTGGCCCAGGCGTGGGCGTCGGCATGGGTGTAGGGGTGCGGTACCGAGGTCCAGGCGGTGATCTGCTCGTCGTTCATCATCTCGGCGAGCGCGCTGACGTCCTCCCCGTCGAAGGGGCGCAGCACCAGCCGGTCCGTGCTGATGGTGACGTCCGGGAAGGTGGTAGTCATGCGCAGCTCCATGCCGTTGCTGGACCTTTGTGCGGGCCGTAGGCACAGCATGCAGCATCGGCGGGGGGATGTGGCGGCCGGGTTGCCCGGAAGCGGGCAGCGCTCGGCCCCGCACGCCCGGCGGGCGGTACGGGGCCGAGCAGCAGTGGCGATCAGGCCTGCGGGGCGCCGAAGGCCGGGATGACCGAGCCCTGGTACTTGTCTTCGATGAACTTCTTGACCTCGTCGGAGTTGAGGAGCTTGGCGAGCTTCTCGATCCGCGGGTCCTTCTCGTTGCCGGCCTTCACCGCGAGGAAGTTGGCGTACGGGTTGCCCTCGGCCTTCTCCAGGACGAGCGCGTCCTTGGCGGGCGAGAGCTTGGACTCCAGGGCGTAGTTGCCGTTGATGACCGCGGCGTCCACGTCGTTCAGGGCGCGCGGGACCGTGGCGGCCTCCAGCTCCTTGAACTCCAGGCCCTTCTTGTCGGTGATGTCGGACAACTTGGCGCCGGTGCCGGCGCCTTCCTTGAGGGTGATCAGGTTGTTCGCGGCGAGCAGCTGGAGCGCGCGGCCCTCGTTGGTGGTGTCGTTGGGGACGGCGATGGTCTGGCCGGCCTTGATGTCGGTGAGGGCCTTGACCTTCTTGGAGTAGAGGCCGAGGGGCTCCAGGTGCACGTTCACGACGGGCACGATGTGGGTGCCGTTCTTCTTGTTGAAGTCGTCGAGGTACGGCTTGTGCTGGAAGTAGTTGCCGTCGACCTGGCCCTGCTCGGTGGCGGTGTTGGGGAGCACGTAGTCCGTGAACTCCTTCACCTCCAGCTTGAGGCCCTCCTTGGCCGCGAGCTTGTCCTTGACGAAGTTCAGGATGTCGGCGTGCGGGCTCGGGGAGGCCGCTATGACGAGCGGCTTGCTCGCGTCGGCCTTGCCGCCGTCGGCCTTGGTGGAGGACGGGTCCGAGGAGCTGCCGCAGGCGGTGAGGCCGAGGGCGAGCGCGGCGGAGGCGGCGGCGAAGGCGGTGGCCTTGATGTTCTTACGCACGAAGAGTGCCTTTCATTGCGGTGCAAGTGCGCAGGTCGTGCGCGGTTCTTGCGGGTGGTGGCCCAAGCACGACAAGTGCGGGCTCTCTGGGGTGGGGAAGTCTGGTGGGGCCCGCGGGCCTCAGGCCGTACGGCCGCGTCGGGCGAGGAGGCGTACCGCACCGTCGCCGATCAGCTGGATCACGGTGACGACCGCGATCAGGACCACGACGGTGGCGAGCATGAAGCCGGTCTCGAAACGCTGGAAGCCGTAGGTGATGGCCTTGGAGCCGAGGCCTTCGCCGCCGACCGCGCCGGCCATGGCGGAGTAGCCGATCAGGGTGATCAGGGTCGTGGTGACGGCGGCGACCAGGGAGGGCAGGGCCTGCGGGAGCAGGACCTTGCCGACCAGGGTGGGGACGCCGCCGCCCATGGACTCGACCGCCTCGATCAGGCCGTGGTCCACCTCGCGGACGGCCGTCTCGACGAGGCGGGCGAAGAAGGGGATGGCGCCGATGGCGAGCGGGACGATCATGGCGGTGGGGCCGATGAAGGTGCCGACGACGGCGGTGGTGACGGGGATCAGGGCGATCAGCAGGATGATGAACGGCAGCGAGCGGCCTATGTTCACGATCACGCCGAGGACCTTGTTGAGCGGCCGGTTCTGTAGGAGGCCGCCCTTGTCGGTGAGGACGAGGAGGATGCCGATGGGCAGCCCGCCGAGGACGGTCACCAGCGTGGACCACAGCACCATGTAGAGGGTGTCGTACGTGCCCTGGGTGAGCAGGGGCTGCATTTCGGACCAGGTCACCGGGCACCATCCTCGACCAGTTCGGCCAGTTCGTTGTCGATCGCGTCGACGGCTTCGACCTGGAGGCCCTGTTCGCGCAGGAAGCCCACCGGGACGACGTTGTCCTCGTAGCGGCCGGGCAGCTCGATGCGCATGCGGCCGATCTGGCGGCCCGCGACGGTGTCCATCGCGGCGCCGAGGATCGAGATGTCGATGTTGTACGTCCGCGACAGCTGGGAGATGACCGGCTGGGTGGCGGCGTCACCGTGGAAGGTGACGTCGATGACCGTGCGGTCGGGGCCGGTGGCGGCGCCGCTGACGGGGAAGAGTTCGCCGGCGAGCTCGGAGCCGGGTGTGGCGAGCAGTTCGGCGACGGTGCCGGACTCGATGATCCGGCCCTGCTTCATGAGGGCGGCCGAGTCGCAGACGGTCTTGACGACGTCCATCTCGTGGGTGATGAGCAGGACGGTCAGGCCGAGTTGCTGGTTGAGGTCGCGCAGCAACGTGAGGATCGAGCGGGTGGTCTCGGGGTCCAGGGCGCTGGTGGCCTCGTCGGAGAGGAGCACCTTGGGGTCGCCGGCCAAAGCGCGGGCGATGCCGACGCGCTGCTTCTGGCCGCCGGAGAGCTGGCCGGGGTAGGCCTTGGCCTTGTCGGCGAGGCCGACCAGGTCGAGGAGTTCGAGGGCCTTGCGGGAGCGCTCGCGGCCGGATGCGCCGAGGATCTCCAGCGGCAGTTCGACGTTGCCCTGGACGGTGCGCGAGGACAGCAGGTTGAAGTGCTGGAAGACCATGCCGATGCGGCTGCGAGCCTGACGGAGCTCCTTGCCGGCGCGGCGGCCGCGGCCGGCCAGCGCGGTGAGGTCGACGCCGTCGACGGTCACCGTGCCGGTGGTGGGGCGCTCCAGCAGGTTCACGCAGCGGATCAGGGAGGACTTGCCGGCGCCGCTCTGGCCGATGACTCCGTAGACCTCGCCCTCGCGGACGTGCAGGTCGACGCCGTCCAGGGCGGTGACCTCGCGGCCACGGGACTGGTAGACCTTCGTGAGGCCCGATGTGGTGATCACAGGATTTCCGTCGCTGTCGAGTGCACGGCGCAGCGGGGTGCCGGGCACGGGGCAAAGATCTGGGGACGCGATACGGGTCGAACCGGGATTTACCGGCGGTTTTCACGCATGCGCGGGGCAAGGAGCGATCCGGTCCGTACTGCTGTGCAGTGGCGGGGCGGACGAAGCTCGGCCGGTCTCGCTTCGGGGCGCGAGACGCAGGAGGGGGGCCCTCAGAAGGCGCACATTCGACACATACAACGAGCACCGGGCGTCGTGGTCGCCTCGGTCGCAAGGGTGCGGCTGCTCGTCGTGGTCATGGGCCCAAGTAAAGCAGACGTATCCCTTCACCGATCAAAGCCGTCCGGATAGCGGACGAAATCCGACCACATACCGGACGACCCAGGTCAGCCAGGGCCGGCCGCCGACAGCGTGGCACCACCCCCGCCGACCTGCACCGTTACGGTCGGGAGGCCCGTACGACCCGGTCCGCGGCGGGCTCCGCGGGTGGCTCCGCGGGTGGCTCCGCGGCGGGGTGGGCTGTGGCCACGGCCACGGTCCGCGCCCAGGGGCGCGCGCAGCGCGTCTTTCGGCCCGTAATACCCTCGCTGCATGCTCGACGCCCTGACGGTCGCCCTCGGCGCGGCCGCACTCGCCCTCGCCGCCTGGTGCGGATTCGCCGCCCTGCGGGACCAGCCCACCAAGGACTGGCACTTCATCGGCATGGGCGTGGTGACCCTGCTGGCCCTGGCCCAGCTGATCGTCGGCGTGGTCGAGCTGGCGCGCGGCGGCAAGCCCGACGAGGGCTCGGTGATCTTCGTGGCCTACCTGGTGGGCGCCTTCGCGGCGGTCCCCGCCGCCGGGCTGCTCTCACTCACCGAGCGGACCAAGTGGGGTTCCGTGACGGTGGCCGCGGGCGCGCTCGTCCTCGCCGTCCTCGAAGTACGGCTCTACGACATCTGGGGGACCCCCGGTGCCTGACACCGACATGACCGCGGACCCGTCCGGCGCCGCCGGCCCTTCCGGCGCACCCGCGGCTCCCGCCGGGCGCGAGCGGCTGGTCTCCGGGCCCGGACTACTGCTGGTCTGGTTGTACGGGGTGATCACGGTCGGCGCCGTGTCGCGCTCGGTCTACCAGATCTCCACCGAGTTCGACCGGGCCCCGCTCCCCTACACACTGACCGGTGTGGCCGCCGTCGTGTACGCCTTCATCACGTACTCGCTCGTGCGCGGCGGGGAGACGGCCCGCAAGGCGGCGCGCATCTGCTGCGCCGCCGAGCTGACCGGCGTGCTGGCCGTGGGCACCTGGACGCTGGTGCGCCCCGAGGCCTTCCCGGACTCGACCGTGTGGTCGGACTTCGGGATGGGCTACCTGTTCATCCCGGTGATCCTGCCGATCACCGGGATGCTCTGGCTGCGCGCCAAGCGCTGAGCTTCAGGCACTGACCGCGAAGTCGGCCGCGTCGGTGGCCTCCTTCTCCAGGATCACCAGGCGCACGCCGTCGGAAGCGGTGCGGCCGCCGACCTGTACGTAGCCGGCCTTGCGGTAGAGGCGCAGGTTGGACTCGCTCTTGTGGCCGGTGTGCAGGCGGAAGCGGGTGGTCTCGCGGTGCCCCGCGAGGGCCTCCTCGACGGCGCGCAGCAGCCGGGCGCCGAGCCCGTGGCCCTGCAGGCGCGGGTGGACGCAGAGCTTGGCGATCTTGCCGGTGCCATCCTCGTCGACGCTGCCGCGCACGGTCCCGACCACTTCGTCGCCGAGCCGGGCCACGAGCACGGTGTCCGACTCCAGCTCGGCCTTGAGGGAGTCCAGGGTCTGGGTGAGCGGCTGGATGAGGTAGTTGCCGTACAGCTCGGCCTCGCGCTGGAACGCCAGGTACTGCAGTTTGAGGATCTGTTCAGTGTCCTCGGCAGCTGCCGCCGAAATGGTCACGCTCATGCCCATGTGCGCATGCCTCCCGCTCACCTGGTAGCCCGTTGGTCTACCGCTCCCTTCCCCGAAGGCGAGGAGCCGCAACCTCTGACGCGAGCATTCTGCGCAGACATCCCAGGCATCGGGAACGCACGGGCCCTAAACTTCCTTGTGAGATACCCAACTCTCCTGCGATTTCACGGTAGGTGAGGTCTCTGGGCGAAAGAAGTGCCCTCATGAGCTCCGGACACCGTCCGGGCAATCGGGCGACGGCCGATCGGAGCGCCCGGTTCTCCTCCCCGTGCAGCAGGGCGTCTTCGGGTTCGGCGCCCGCGCTCCCGGGCCGGCTTCCGTACGGGATCTCGCGGCGGGCACGGCGGCGGGCGAGGCGGGCTTCCGCGCGCACGGCCCTGCGCAGCCAGCGGGCGGGCTCGGCGGGGGCGGGGCCGTGTTCCAGCAGCCTGACCCAGACGGCTTGTTCCAGGTCGGCCGCCTCCACTCCGGCGCCCGGTGCCTCCGCGGCCGCCTCGGCGGAGAGCAGCGGGCCCAGTTCGTTCAGGAGGTCGGAGTCCTTCAGCAGGTCCATGCCGGGCGGGACGCGCGGGCCGTGCCCGGCGGTTTCCCGGCCCGGCACAGCCCACCCGTACGTGATATTCCGCTTATCTGTTGACGGGTGGCGTGCGGAGCCCGCCCCCCAAGCCGCCCGCCCCCAGCCGCCCGTGTCGAGCAGACGTCCCCGTCGGCCTGCGGTCCCCGTCGGCCGGACGCTGCTACCGGCCGCGGCCCGGGCG contains these protein-coding regions:
- a CDS encoding MetQ/NlpA family ABC transporter substrate-binding protein; protein product: MRKNIKATAFAAASAALALGLTACGSSSDPSSTKADGGKADASKPLVIAASPSPHADILNFVKDKLAAKEGLKLEVKEFTDYVLPNTATEQGQVDGNYFQHKPYLDDFNKKNGTHIVPVVNVHLEPLGLYSKKVKALTDIKAGQTIAVPNDTTNEGRALQLLAANNLITLKEGAGTGAKLSDITDKKGLEFKELEAATVPRALNDVDAAVINGNYALESKLSPAKDALVLEKAEGNPYANFLAVKAGNEKDPRIEKLAKLLNSDEVKKFIEDKYQGSVIPAFGAPQA
- a CDS encoding ATP-binding cassette domain-containing protein — translated: MITTSGLTKVYQSRGREVTALDGVDLHVREGEVYGVIGQSGAGKSSLIRCVNLLERPTTGTVTVDGVDLTALAGRGRRAGKELRQARSRIGMVFQHFNLLSSRTVQGNVELPLEILGASGRERSRKALELLDLVGLADKAKAYPGQLSGGQKQRVGIARALAGDPKVLLSDEATSALDPETTRSILTLLRDLNQQLGLTVLLITHEMDVVKTVCDSAALMKQGRIIESGTVAELLATPGSELAGELFPVSGAATGPDRTVIDVTFHGDAATQPVISQLSRTYNIDISILGAAMDTVAGRQIGRMRIELPGRYEDNVVPVGFLREQGLQVEAVDAIDNELAELVEDGAR
- the cbiE gene encoding precorrin-6y C5,15-methyltransferase (decarboxylating) subunit CbiE, which gives rise to MADRVTVIGWDGSPLTAAARSALSAATLVAGAAHHLALPEVPPTAERIRLGSLGLAARRIAGHRGTAVVFADGDPGFFGAVRTLRAPEHGLEVEVVPAVSSVAAAFARAGMPWDDAQVVVAHPRTLRRAVNVCRAHAKVAVLTSPGAGPAELALLLGGVHRTFVICEALGTAKEQVTVLTSDRAADHSWRDPNVVIVIGGQASVASATSSAAAEPAWLLGQSPAQSGPRGWARTLPDGGEGESAQLRAAQLARLGPRTGDLVWDIGTGSGALAVEAAAFGAAVIAVDADPRACERATAAARQRGVQLQVVAGRAPHVLEDLPEPDVVRVGGGGAEVVAAVADRRPERIVSHASTRDEAEAIGRALAEGGYTVECALLQSVGLDTRTWGEQDRSVVFLLAAERPVNR
- a CDS encoding GNAT family N-acetyltransferase, with translation MTTTFPDVTISTDRLVLRPFDGEDVSALAEMMNDEQITAWTSVPHPYTHADAHAWATRHSHAERTEGRGIVFAVAEFLTQRLVGIVHLQNTNWRTRSTEVGYVTAPWARGEGYASESVLAVAQWLFRDQGFERLELRTAADNTASQQVAQKIGCISEGVLRNAWIVRTQNPDGSWADTRTDLIVWSLVPEDIEDIDDGDGYNGHEAYGRDGYGRDGFGYGRGAQADASGYAVGADWS
- a CDS encoding methionine ABC transporter permease, with the translated sequence MTWSEMQPLLTQGTYDTLYMVLWSTLVTVLGGLPIGILLVLTDKGGLLQNRPLNKVLGVIVNIGRSLPFIILLIALIPVTTAVVGTFIGPTAMIVPLAIGAIPFFARLVETAVREVDHGLIEAVESMGGGVPTLVGKVLLPQALPSLVAAVTTTLITLIGYSAMAGAVGGEGLGSKAITYGFQRFETGFMLATVVVLIAVVTVIQLIGDGAVRLLARRGRTA
- a CDS encoding sigma-70 family RNA polymerase sigma factor codes for the protein MDLLKDSDLLNELGPLLSAEAAAEAPGAGVEAADLEQAVWVRLLEHGPAPAEPARWLRRAVRAEARLARRRARREIPYGSRPGSAGAEPEDALLHGEENRALRSAVARLPGRCPELMRALLSPRDLTYREIAGELGISQGSLGPVRSRCLGCLRRMLASEVAAPRLRGRER
- a CDS encoding GNAT family N-acetyltransferase, whose product is MGMSVTISAAAAEDTEQILKLQYLAFQREAELYGNYLIQPLTQTLDSLKAELESDTVLVARLGDEVVGTVRGSVDEDGTGKIAKLCVHPRLQGHGLGARLLRAVEEALAGHRETTRFRLHTGHKSESNLRLYRKAGYVQVGGRTASDGVRLVILEKEATDAADFAVSA